A single genomic interval of Alligator mississippiensis isolate rAllMis1 chromosome 15, rAllMis1, whole genome shotgun sequence harbors:
- the LOC106737194 gene encoding immunoglobulin superfamily DCC subclass member 3, with protein MLRAGRWLRLWLGLGLGLAALRGGLGRAAELAFLLEPADVVAVRDRPLVLHCLVQGEPPVSIRWFKDGAALGGPAAVLANGSLRLESVHRQPHAGGATDASAGEYSCAAQNRDGLLLSRKARVQLATLSRFHMHPESMAVEEGGVARFQCLIQGVPEATITWERNSTALPPDDPRFTLLPAGVLQIMGVRRTDVGAYRCMATNIAGARCSREAWLGLSVTAPRHDQEPTILSGPQNLTLTVHQTAILECIATGHPRPIVSWSRLDGRSIGVEGIQVLGTGNLMIADVSVQHAGVYVCAANRPGTRVRRTAQGILMVQAPPEFVQWPQSVSKPPGGSAIFTCVAQGVPEPRLIWLKNGRLLAPSEHVRLSHNNSTLMIQRVAPADEAIYQCIAENSAGTNQASARLAVAPAQELPRAPEGVRAAALSTTAIQVAWAEPAPEVTDSIIGYVLHIRRAGESESRELQEAVSKATFQHVFTNLEPSTTYSIYLRAYSPLGASQDSQPILATTLGSIPAAPGFFTKVLNASAVQAFWELPSAPGSIEGFKLFHRRLPGPWFEGPQVLGSTANSYVYSDLEPSATYEIKLQAFNGNGDGNSSLRLVSLQDGMQKPDTDPAPPCPCSVEGESSLAGIVVGVHIGMACIIFCVLFLMFGYRKR; from the exons ATGCTCCGCGCCGGCCGCTGGCTGCGGCTCTGGCTCGGgctcgggctggggctggcggcgcTGCGGGGCG ggctgggccgCGCGGCTGAGCTGGCCTTCCTGCTAGAGCCGGCGGATGTGGTGGCAGTGCGGGACCGGCCGCTGGTGCTgcactgcctggtgcagggggagccgcCCGTCAGCATCCGCTGGTTCAAGGATGGGGCAGCGCTGGGGGGCCCCGCAGCCGTGCTGGCCAATGGCTCCCTGCGCCTCGAAAGCGTGCACCGCCAGCCCCATGCCGGGGGTGCCACGGATGCCAGCGCCGGCGAGTACAGCTGCGCCGCCCAGAACCGCGATGGGCTCCTGCTCAGCCGCAAGGCCcgggtccagctggcca ccctgtcgcGGTTCCACATGCACCCCGAGTCCATGGCAGTAGAGGAGGGCGGCGTGGCACGCTTCCAGTGCCTCATCCAGGgcgtccctgaggccaccatcaCCTGGGAGCGCAACAGCACAGCACTGCCACCTGATGACCCCAG GTTCACACTGCTGCCGGCCGGCGTCCTGCAGATTATGGGCGTGCGGCGCACAGACGTGGGCGCCTACCGCTGCATGGCCACCAACATCGCGGGTGCACGCTGCAGCCGGGAGGCCTGGCTGGGCCTGAGCG tCACTGCCCCCAGGCACGACCAGGAGCCAACAATCCTGTCGGGGCCACAGAACCTGACGCTGACGGTGCACCAGACGGCCATCCTAGAGTGCATCGCCACGGGGCACCCGCGGCCCATCGTCTCCTGGAGCCGCCTGG atgggCGCTCCATCGGCGTGGAGGGCATCCAGGTGCTGGGCACAGGCAACCTGATGATCGCGGACGTCTCAGTGCAGCACGCGGGGGTCTACGTGTGCGCAGCCAACCGACCCGGCACACGCGTGCGCCGCACAGCCCAGGGGATCCTCATGGTGCAGG caccCCCCGAGTTTGTGCAGTGGCCGCAGTCAGTGTCGAAGCCGCCCGGGGGCAGTGCCATCTTCACCTGCGTGGCGCAGGGCGTGCCCGAGCCCCGGCTCATCTGGCTCAAGAACGGCCGCCTCCTAGCGCCCAGCGAGCATGTGCGGCTCTCGCACAACAACAG CACGCTGATGATCCAGCGCGTCGCGCCAGCGGACGAGGCCATCTACCAGTGCATTGCCGAGAACAGTGCTGGCACCAACCAGGCCAGCGCCCGCCTGGCTGTGGCCCCCGCCCAGGAGCTGCCACGCGCCCCCGAGGGTGTCCGCGCCGCCGCGCTCTCCACTACTGCCATCCAGGTGGCCTGGGCCGAACCCGCACCCGAGGTCACGGACAGCATCATTGGCTACGTACTGCACATCCGCCGCGCGGGCG AATCGGAGAGCCGGGAGCTGCAGGAGGCCGTGAGCAAGGCGACCTTCCAGCACGTCTTCACCAACCTGGAGCCGTCCACCACCTACTCCATCTACCTGCGTGCATACTCGCCACTCGGCGCCAGCCAGGACTCCCAGCCCATCCTGGCCACCACGCTAGGCAGCA TCCCCGCAGCGCCCGGGTTCTTCACCAAGGTGCTCAACGCCAGCGCAGTTCAGGCCTTCTGGGAGCTGCCATCCGCACCCGGTTCCATTGAGGGCTTTAAGCTCTTCCACCGGCGGCTGCCAGGACCCTGGTTCGAGGGGCCACaggtgctgggcagcacagccaaCTCCTACGTCTACAGCGACCTGG aGCCCTCAGCCACATACGAGATCAAACTCCAGGCCTTCAATGGGAATGGGGATGGGAACAGCAGCCTGCGCCTTGTCTCCCTGCAGGATGGCATGCAGAAGCCAG ACACGGACCCTGCGCCCCCTTGCCCCTGCAGCGTGGAGGGGGAGAGCTCGCTGGCTGGCATCGTGGTGGGTGTCCACATTGGCATGGCCTGCATCATCTTCTGCGTCCTCTTCCTCATGTTTGGATACCGCAAGAGGTGA